A window of Primulina tabacum isolate GXHZ01 chromosome 4, ASM2559414v2, whole genome shotgun sequence contains these coding sequences:
- the LOC142543421 gene encoding photosystem I reaction center subunit II, chloroplastic-like, whose translation MAMATQTSLLTPTLSAAKSTDRVVAPWKQSLAQFSIPKPVKGASSVSNGPIKAMAEEAPAGFTPPTLDPNTPSPIFGGSTGGLLRKAQVEEFYVITWDSPKEQIFEMPTGGAAIMRQGPNLLKLARKEQCLALGTSLRSKYKIKYQFYRVFPNGEVQYLHPKDGVYPEKVNPGRSGVGVNMRPIGKNTSQFEVKFTGKQVFDL comes from the coding sequence ATGGCTATGGCAACCCAAACTTCCCTCTTAACCCCCACCCTATCCGCCGCCAAGTCCACCGACCGTGTTGTGGCGCCATGGAAACAGTCGCTCGCACAATTTTCTATTCCTAAGCCTGTGAAGGGCGCCTCCTCCGTGTCAAACGGTCCCATCAAGGCTATGGCTGAGGAAGCTCCGGCGGGCTTCACCCCACCAACGCTAGACCCCAACACGCCGTCTCCCATCTTCGGCGGCAGTACCGGTGGGCTCCTTCGCAAAGCCCAGGTGGAGGAATTCTACGTCATCACCTGGGATTCCCCCAAGGAACAGATATTTGAAATGCCGACTGGCGGGGCCGCCATCATGCGACAGGGCCCGAACCTGCTGAAACTGGCGCGTAAGGAGCAGTGTCTGGCGCTGGGGACAAGTCTGAGATCCAAGTACAAGATCAAGTACCAGTTTTACAGGGTGTTTCCCAACGGTGAGGTGCAGTATTTGCACCCGAAGGATGGGGTCTACCCCGAGAAGGTGAACCCGGGCCGTTCCGGAGTCGGGGTGAACATGAGACCCATTGGGAAGAACACTAGCCAGTTTGAGGTCAAATTCACTGGGAAGCAAGTGTTTGACTTGTGA